Proteins encoded by one window of Myxocyprinus asiaticus isolate MX2 ecotype Aquarium Trade chromosome 35, UBuf_Myxa_2, whole genome shotgun sequence:
- the LOC127426266 gene encoding death-inducer obliterator 1-like isoform X6: protein MVAETPEGKSAPVRRSGRQAKRTDKLEEFLVTVKRGRGTGRRSCPSRFEGGDPPSQTPTDAETASEASFDGNAEAKTEEQKVASPGKRKRGRGRTRRAVKRKAVGDSDSDDGSSENEEEAGCEVTKESQEHVETGASVEDGKDEELKDEEQVMDVKKEEDGEEEEKCKKSKEKSPNESISRRPSRAISKDYKRDTNPKAEAKLCKEEEEEDDDESSSSSSESDSDGYDPNALYCICRQKHNKRFMICCDRCEEWFHGDCVGITEARGRLMERNGEDYVCPKCNTQKGQIPKTNASTAEAENGKRPVAGPRKTESSPDAGSTSSTSSTAIAATEEKAAGDLGIKGRIEKATNPSGKKKIKIFQPQVTAAEGSSLPKCIGPGCERDALPDTVYCGNDCILRHAAAAMKTITIDGKDSKQKERGKPKKNTNKSLHKRGSGPKRRSSNQADTKESESQTDEDDDDEDKHAEEQPPPPAMSSWSSDHNYIAVTPEKTTPLSASVLNKASAIQKDKDKEDNEGVKPEKETTSADKKSPASNVAPKGGKKSPASKGIKGAAATSTPTKGKTSTAPLSSARDLRKRPPPQCKLGKSKKPGPPPPPPIPVLSPSGPPGSRHHASGALRVAKSTFTIPKKQPQTVPKESAEAGPSPISRTPPSPMSSIPSIQHPVSKPTQPPPPSAPPQPPPNNQMRSNIRRSLTDILYKRVSDSDDLSMSENEVGKLAISIEKEMFSLYMNTDNKYKNKYRSLMFNLKDPKNKGLFYRVVGSEISPFRLVRLSPEELLSKEMSDWRKTEISEGLDISGRSQPGQPKTGSRQEGAPPDVDMEEAPPMSDGDVCMPATSQSPCLASAADPQEDTRPTSVPHTSISTGKSSAMPDIFSSMLKDTTAEHRAHLFDLNCKICTGQKSADDEPPSKKNKMSVSKKPEPPVKSKLEPRSSKVPAVEPSQMSSYSGVETAVPDTMSVMEDPSSVLTVVQAPVTAAVPAVSSVTITRRDPRTAGHRSSLPVSQTVPDISVPTMPASIPVSEPVVVETKGPLPMPPPAPASVPRPVMQKPPSSQDVRHYGSNTASSASEPRPEGETALFLSGQEMMWKGLINMHTVAKFVTKAYMVSGSFEHIKEDLPDTIHIGGRISPHTVWDYVGKLKTSLSKELCLIRFHPATEEEEVAYVSLFSYFSSRKRFGVVANSNKRIKDLYLIPLSSKDPLPAKLLPFDGPGLEPARPNLLLGLLICQKDKKRPGAPLENEEKRPKTLRDDETGLPKPSIVSKFEIKQDKGLRSSLDAISTTPPGTPPPLNASESSSSVATSVFSILSNVKAPDITTSTGNNSPSSNVTAAPAVSSTPLQTILKTLFGKKKQDSDVSLSPSDQNAVEVSVPSVSLLDPIVQQFAISKGKEVEVQDDRPYDPEEEYDPTVGYGTEKTPDTTKVSAAIKPAEVSSSVVDDIAYDPEDDSIFDDVRVDPGAKKLTEQQKVLEDNKQTEEPKRQLEGHKEPINQQIPETLISQPVTSLLANSQLLQLGKKVEELVAKSSAAQIINQRRDPRQSRDPRQAAANRRQTSDSIEKEEQSPVTIDTSLQQAAVIETPSSEACTTTDTQTTQLDITVDTSVEQPPTTTDMPLSQVTAILDSQQVQPDILQPESSKPAEESKSEVVPFLNTESTITESTEVSIPLLGDKIDPELVESYMENEPEEPKIEDDPIESESKSFEEVWPNSASILKADQGSSSGQPIKSTATTYYNISTISTSSSASIHSGMPQNVIHDNSSYMDSHSSHIQHITTTNPPNIPPPMSFPPPIGPPPILGPPPLQGPPPMTVPPPMHLPPPMSGPPPMPIPPMQGPPPPLIENDPSKYPPTGSYPPYQNQWGSGSQYDAPRGPPPPNFAPRGPPSFQPMGQRCPPPQIFDNSMNSVPPQHIRPRGPLPGPPPHGPPPPNFDGQRFNGPPPPFNFSGPRGPPLPFPGPPPNHFDNRAHPPSHFPGPRGPLPPHNIGDHGQPSNISRGPGDKYDDAGSSYHQGMDKPQIPSQGPPFRGPSPNHFDGRRGPPGPTGDMSGQRFPPAIQFRGSPQHRGSFEEPRGSSSQDFERHCGPSVQQFGGPRGPPPGHFDKEAVGQPARYSYNDDNPSDVRPVRGPLLPTPPDGPIPVQGRVGGHSPDTHRDDHWRRHSPEMRRRSCSTRDGSEPHNRPSRFDGGSRDRDGPSRLSEERQRDLSEDRRRERDREGAHGGRSWGWNREHEWDRGRERDRERDRSRERERERGRSREREKEHSRERDRSRGRESERYRDGDGDKRRDRDGDGDKRRDRDGDADKRRDRDGDGDKRRDRDGDGDKRRDRDGDGDKRRDRDGDGDKRRDRDGDADKKRDRDGEGDKRRDRDRDRDRGREREQDRKDHDRDRAKNRDRERDRDRDRDSRDRRRERSRSRERERGKDRDRRDRDKDRGKEKDRDRRDRSRSKEKNNYKRERSDNWRAKSTESETAS, encoded by the exons ATGGTAGCAGAGACCCCAGAGGGCAAAAGCGCCCCAGTGCGTCGCAGCGGTAGGCAGGCTAAGCGCACAGATAAACTGGAAGAGTTTCTGGTCACTGTGAAGCGTGGAAGAGGAACGGGAAGAAGGAGTTGTCCCTCACGATTTGAGGGAGGGGATCCTCCATCTCAGACCCCAACTGATGCCGAAACAGCCTCCGAAGCCAGCTTTGATGGAAATGCAGAGGCCAAAACAGAGGAACAGAAAGTTGCCTCCCCAGGAAAAAGGAAAAGGGGCCGAGGAAGGACAAGGAGAGCGGTCAAGCGTAAAGCGGTTGGTGATTCAGACAGTGATGACGGCAGCTCTGAAAACGAAGAGGAAGCTGGATGTGAAGTAACCAAAGAGTCTCAAGAACATGTTGAGACTGGGGCCAGTGTTGAAGATGGAAAGGATGAGGAATTAAAAGATGAAGAACAAGTGATGGATGTGAAGAAAGAGGAAgatggggaggaggaggagaagtgTAAGAAGAGCAAAGAGAAGTCCCCAAACGAGTCCATAAGTAGACGACCTTCCAGAGCAATCAGTAAAGACTATAAAAGAGACACTAATCCCAAAGCTGAAGCAAAGCTCTgcaaagaggaggaggaggaggatgatgatgagtcgTCGTCATCGTCCAGTGAGTCCGACAGCGACGGCTATGACCCTAATGCACTATACTGCATCTGCAGGCAGAAGCACAACAAAAG ATTCATGATCTGCTGCGATCGTTGTGAGGAGTGGTTTCATGGCGACTGTGTTGGCATCACTGAGGCACGGGGCCGACTGATGGAGAGAAATGGAGAGGACTACGTCTGTCCTAAATGCAACACACAGAAGGGGCAGATTCCCAAGACCAATGCGTCCACTGCAGAAGCAGAGAATGGCAAACGGCCAGTAGCTGGCCCTCGTAAAACAGAGTCCAGTCCTGATGCTGGCAGCACATCATCTACATCAAGCACTGCTATAGCTGCTACAGAGGAGAAAGCTGCTGGTGACCTGGGCATAAAGGGCAGGATCGAGAAGGCTACCAATCCaagtgggaaaaagaaaataaagatttTCCAGCCG CAGGTGACTGCAGCCGAGGGGTCTTCTCTCCCAAAGTGCATTGGCCCTGGATGTGAGAGAGATGCCCTCCCTGACACCGTCTACTGTGGGAATGACTGCATACTCAGACACGCCGCAGCCGCCATGAAGACCATTACCATAGATGGAAAAGACTCCAAACAGAAAGAAAGGGGCAAgcctaaaaagaacactaataAATCGCTGCATAAG AGGGGTTCTGGCCCTAAAAGGAGATCCTCTAACCAAGCTGACACTAAGGAATCAGAGTCTCAGACAGATGAGGATGACGATGATGAAGACAAACATGCTGAGGAGCAACCGCCTCCGCCAGCCATGTCATCCTGGTCCAGTGACCATAATTACATTGCAGTAACGCCAGAAAAGACTACACCCTTATCAGCATCTGTGTTAAACAAAGCGT cAGCTATCCAAAAAGACAAAGACAAGGAGGACAATGAAGGAGTCAAACCAGAGAAGGAGACAACATCTGCTGACAAGAAATCTCCTGCTTCAAATGTTGCTCCCAAAGGTGGGAAAAAGTCTCCTGCCTCAAAAGGCATAAAAGGAGCTGCTGCCACCTCTACTCCTACCAAAGGCAAAACAAGTACAGCACCTTTGAGCAGTGCCAGAGACTTGAGGAAACGGCCCCCACCACAATGCAAATTGGGCAAATCCAAGAAGCCAGgacctccaccaccaccaccaattcCTGTCTTATCGCCATCAGGCCCTCCAGGATCTCGGCACCATGCCTCTGGAGCTCTCAGAGTTGCCAAAAGCACCTTTACAATCCCCAAAAAGCAGCCACAGACTGTGCCAAAGGAATCTGCAGAGGCTGGTCCCTCTCCAATTTCTAGAACCCCACCCTCACCAATGTCATCCATTCCGTCCATTCAACATCCAGTGTCTAAACCAACCCAACCTCCACCCCCCTCTGCTCCACCACAGCCACCACCCAACAACCAGATGAGATCCAACATCAGACGGTCACTGACTGATATTCTGTACAAAAG GGTGAGTGACAGTGATGATCTATCCATGTCTGAGAATGAAGTGGGAAAGCTGGCGATCAGCATTGAGAAGGAGATGTTTAGTCTTTATATGAACACTGATAACAAGTACAAGAACAAGTACAGGTCCCTTATGTTCAACCTGAAGGACCCTAAAAACAAG GGCCTGTTCTATCGTGTGGTTGGTAGTGAGATCAGTCCTTTCAGGCTGGTAAGGTTGAGTCCAGAAGAACTTCTTTCCAAGGAGATGTCAGATTGGAGAAAGACTGAGATCTCTGAG GGTCTGGATATAAGTGGGAGATCCCAACCAGGACAGCCCAAAACTGGATCCAGACAAGAAGGTGCACCCCCAGATGTAGACATGGAGGAAGCTCCTCCAATGTCTGATGGAGATGTATGTATGCCTGCCACTTCCCAATCTCCCTGCTTGGCTTCTGCTGCT gacCCCCAGGAGGACACACGTCCTACTTCTGTGCCACACACCTCTATCTCCACTGGGAAGAGCAGTGCAATGCCAGATATCTTCAGTAGTATGCTTAAAGACACTACAGCAGAGCACAGGGCTCATCTGTTTGACCTAAACTGCAAGATCTGTACAG gtcAGAAGTCTGCTGATGACGAACCAccgtccaaaaaaaacaaaatgtctgtCTCTAAAAAGCCAGAGCCACCTGTTAAATCTAAACTAGAGCCACGGTCTTCTAAAGTCCCTGCTGTAGAACCTTCCCAAATGTCGTCTTATTCTGGTGTTGAGACTGCTGTGCCTGATACTATGTCTGTGATGGAAGATCCAAGCAGTGTCTTGACAGTTGTCCAGGCCCCAGTCACTGCAGCTGTACCAGCAGTCTCCTCCGTTACAATAACTCGAAGGGATCCTCGTACTGCAGGTCACCGGTCATCTCTGCCTGTGTCTCAGACTGTTCCTGATATTAGTGTTCCAACAATGCCAGCCAGTATCCCGGTTTCTGAGCCTGTGGTTGTTGAAACAAAGGGTCCATTGCCTATGCCCCCTCCTGCCCCAGCATCGGTACCCAGACCTGTGATGCAAAAACCGCCATCTTCGCAAGATGTGCGGCACTATGGGTCCAATACTGCCAG CAGTGCATCAGAACCCCGTCCTGAGGGTGAAACAGCTTTGTTCTTGTCTGGTCAGGAAATGATGTGGAAAGGGTTGATAAACATGCACACTGTTGCCAAGTTCGTCACGAAAGCCTACATGGTTTCTGGATCATTCGAGCATATTAAGGAG GACTTGCCTGACACCATTCATATTGGTGGAAGAATATCGCCCCACACGGTGTGGGATTATGTGGGAAAGTTGAAGACTTCACTGTCAAAA GAACTCTGTCTCATTCGTTTTCATCCTGCGACTGAAGAGGAGGAGGTGGCGTATGTGTCTCTGTTTTCTTATTTCAGTAGCCGTAAGCGGTTTGGGGTAGTGGCTAACAGTAACAAGCGCATTAAAGACCTCTACCTTATCCCTCTGAGCTCAAAAGACCCACTGCCTGCAAAGCTCCTACCATTTGATGGACCAG GGCTGGAGCCAGCACGTCCCAATCTCCTCTTGGGGTTGTTGATTTGCCAGAAGGACAAGAAGCGTCCTGGAGCCCCTCTGGAGAATGAGGAAAAACGTCCTAAAACTCTAAGGGATGATGAAACAGGCCTTCCAAAACCATCCATTGTTAgtaaatttgaaataaaacagGACAAAGGTCTTCGATCTAGTCTTGATGCCATAAGCACTACTCCCCCAGGCACCCCACCACCCCTCAATGCCTCTGAGTCTTCAAGTTCTGTTGCAACTTCTGTGTTTTCCATCCTCTCTAATGTTAAAGCACCTGACATCACCACTAGCACAGGCAATAATTCTCCATCATCCAATGTCACAGCAGCACCTGCGGTCTCTTCCACACCACTTCAGACTATCCTGAAAACACTTTTTGGTAAGAAGAAACAAGATTCTGATGTCTCGTTgtcaccttcagatcaaaatgctGTAGAGGTCTCTGTGCCTTCTGTGTCTCTGCTAGACCCAATTGTACAGCAGTTTGCAATAAGCAAGGGTAAAGAGGTTGAAGTACAGGATGATAGACCATATGATCCTGAGGAAGAATATGACCCAACTGTTGGCTATGGTACAGAAAAAACCCCTGATACAACAAAAGTATCTGCAGCAATTAAGCCAGCAGAGGTCTCCTCTAGTGTGGTGGATGACATTGCTTATGACCCTGAGGATGACTCTATTTTTGATGATGTTAGGGTTGATCCAGGTGCTAAGAAATTAACTGAGCAGCAGAAAGTGCTTGAAGACAACAAACAAACTGAGGAACCGAAACGGCAGTTAGAGGGTCATAAGGAACCAATTAATCAACAAATACCAGAGACTTTGATTTCTCAGCCTGTTACATCTCTGCTGGCTAACAGTCAGTTGTTGCAGCTTGGTAAAAAGGTTGAGGAATTAGTAGCAAAGAGCTCAGCTGCTCAAATTATTAACCAGAGAAGAGACCCAAGGCAGAGTAGGGATCCTAGACAGGCAGCTGCAAACAGAAGACAGACGTCTGATTCTATAGAGAAAGAGGAGCAATCTCCTGTTACTATAGACACATCTCTACAGCAAGCTGCAGTGATAGAGACACCGTCATCAGAAGCCTGCACaaccacagacacacaaacaacacagctGGACATTACTGTTGATACGTCAGTAGAGCAACCTCCTACAACCACAGACATGCCTCTTTCACAAGTCACTGCCATTTTGGATTCTCAACAAGTGCAGCCTGACATCCTGCAACCAGAATCATCCAAGCCTGCGGAAGAGAGCAAAAGTGAAGTGGTGCCTTTCCTTAATACAGAGAGCACTATTACAGAGAGCACAGAGGTTTCTATTCCATTATTAGGGGACAAGATCGACCCAGAGTTAGTTGAAAGCTATATGGAAAACGAACCAGAGGAACCCAAAATTGAAGATGATCCCATTGAAtctgagagtaaaagttttgagGAGGTTTGGCCTAATTCTGCAAGTATTTTAAAAGCTGATCAAGGTTCATCCAGTGGACAGCCTATTAAGTCCACTGCAACCACATATTACAACATTTCAACAATCAGTACCTCATCATCTGCTTCTATACACTCAGGGATGCCACAAAATGTCATCCATGACAACTCATCTTACATGGATTCTCACAGTTCCCATATACAacacataacaacaacaaacccacCAAACATTCCACCTCCAATGTCTTTTCCTCCCCCTATTGGCCCTCCACCCATTCTTGGTCCACCTCCATTGCAAGGCCCACCACCAATGACTGTTCCACCACCCATGCAtctccctcctccaatgtcaGGGCCACCGCCAATGCCAATTCCCCCAATGCAAGGTCCACCTCCACCCCTCATAGAAAATGATCCCTCTAAGTATCCACCAACCGGATCATATCCGCCTTACCAGAATCAGTGGGGGAGCGGTTCTCAATATGATGCTCCAAGAGGTCCACCCCCTCCTAATTTTGCACCAAGAGGACCACCTTCATTCCAACCAATGGGTCAGAGATGTCCTCCTCCTCAGATATTTGATAATTCTATGAATTCAGTGCCCCCTCAGCATATCAGACCAAGAGGCCCACTACCAGGGCCTCCACCACATGGGCCACCCCCTCCCAACTTTGATGGACAAAGATTTAATGGACCTCCACCTCCTTTTAACTTCTCTGGACCTAGGGGCCCACCTCTGCCATTCCCAGGCCCCCCTCCAAATCACTTTGATAATAGAGCCCACCCACCATCCCACTTCCCAGGACCAAGAGGACCACTTCCCCCTCATAACATTGGGGACCATGGACAGCCATCTAATATTTCAAGAGGACCTGGTGATAAATATGATGATGCTGGAAGCTCATATCATCAGGGAATGGATAAACCCCAAATACCCTCACAAGGGCCTCCTTTTAGGGGACCATCACCAAACCACTTTGATGGAAGAAGAGGACCCCCTGGTCCTACAGGTGATATGTCAGGACAGCGATTTCCACCTGCAATCCAGTTTCGTGGTTCACCTCAACACAGAGGGTCATTTGAGGAACCACGGGGGAGTTCATCTCAAGACTTCGAAAGGCACTGTGGACCATCAGTGCAGCAGTTCGGTGGGCCAAGGGGTCCTCCACCAGGACATTTTGATAAGGAAGCTGTCGGCCAGCCAGCACGATATAGCTATAATGATGATAACCCAAGTGATGTTAGACCTGTTCGTGGGCCTCTGCTTCCAACACCTCCTGATGGTCCCATCCCAGTACAGGGTCGTGTAGGTGGACACAGTCCAGACACCCACCGTGATGACCACTGGAGGCGGCACTCCCCTGAAATGAGGCGGCGAAGCTGCTCCACTAGAGATGGTTCAGAGCCTCACAACCGTCCAAGTAGGTTTGATGGTGGGTCTCGTGACAGAGATGGCCCTTCACGATTGTCTGAAGAGAGGCAGCGTGATTTGTCTGAAGAtaggaggagggagagagatcGAGAAGGTGCTCATGGTGGAAGATCATGGGGCTGGAACAGGGAACATGAATGGGACAGAGGCAGAGAAAGGGATCGTGAAAGAGACCggagcagagaaagagagagggagcggGGTCGCAGCCGGGAAAGGGAAAAGGAGCATAGCAGAGAGAGGGATCGCAGTAGGGGCAGAGAATCTGAGCGATACAGAGATGGAGATGGAGACAAAAGGAGAGACCGGGATGGAGATGGAGACAAGAGGAGGGACCGGGATGGAGATGCAGATAAGAGGAGAGACCGGGATGGAGATGGGGACAAGAGGAGGGACCGGGATGGAGATGGGGACAAGAGGAGGGACCGGGATGGAGATGGAGACAAGAGGAGGGACCGGGATGGAGATGGAGACAAGAGGAGGGACCGGGATGGAGATGCAGACAAGAAGAGAGACCGGGATGGAGAAGGAGACAAGAGGAGAGACCGGGATCGAGATAGAGACCGAGGCagggagagagagcaggacagaaaAGACCATGATCGAGATCGAGCCAAGAACAGAGACCGAGAAAGAGATCGTGACCGAGATCGTGACAGCAGGGACAGGAGAAGAGAACGCTCAAGGAGTCGTGAACGAGAACGTGGAAAAGACCGTGACAGAAGAGATCGGGATAAAGATAGAGGAAAggagaaagacagagacagacgGGACAGGAGCAGgagcaaagaaaaaaataattacaaaagagAAAGATCTGACAACTGGAGGGCAAAGTCTACAGAGTCTGAAACTGCATCATGA